A genomic window from Silene latifolia isolate original U9 population chromosome Y, ASM4854445v1, whole genome shotgun sequence includes:
- the LOC141631902 gene encoding uncharacterized protein LOC141631902, with translation MGDGVRWPTPPVEGQSWRKESKKKCEFHRDIGHSTKDCYTLRREIRCMYEQGELSHLLPRGGKQQDKASSKKPMTPATCTKIINVITGGSDLNGLTYSAAKRCATETKGDRADTSCRVSHSDLPTVAFDEEDIHDSQEHHDALIITLSMVNCTVRKVLIDTGSSVNLIMLKTIENMGFSEKDLQKKTIPLVGFSGETANSLGEIVIPTYAGGINKQVRYLVIDRPSTYNVILGRPWLHLMKAVPSTYHQCVKFPEPWEVEKVRGDQEEARGCYKKALKCTASPPP, from the coding sequence ATGGGAGATGGAGTAAGGTGGCCCACGCCACCAGTAGAAGGACAATCATGGCGAAAAGAGAGTAAAAAAAAGTGTGAGTTCCATCGTGACATCGGACATAGCACGAAGGATTGCTACACCTTACGCAGGGAGATCAGATGCATGTATGAGCAAGgagagctgagccacctattaccacgtgggggcaagcagcaagataaggcGAGCTCTAAAAAGCCCATGACACCGGCCACATGTaccaagataataaacgtgataacaggcggctcagatctAAATGGACTAACATATTCAGCGGCCAAGAGATGTGCTACTGAAACTAAGGGAGACAGAGCAGATACCTCCTGCAGAGTTTCTCACAGCGACCTGCCTACTGTCGCCTTCGACGAGGAAGATATACACGACAGCCAGGAGCACCATGATGCACTTATCATAACATTATCAATGGTCAATTGCACGGTGAGGAAGGTTCTGATAGATACTGGTAGCTCGGTCAatctaatcatgctgaaaaccatagaaaataTGGGGTTTAGTGAGAAGGACTTGCAGAAGAAAACCATCccgctggtaggattcagtggagaaacagctAACTCACTAGGGGAGATCGTTATCCCAACCTACGCAGGAGGAATCAATAAACAAGTAAGATACTTGGTGATAGATCGACCATCTACCTACAACGTTATCCTtggaagaccatggctgcatcTAATGAAGGCAGTCCCCTCAACGTATCATCAATGTGTGAAGTTCCCCGAACCTTGGGAAGTAGAAAAGGTACgtggagatcaggaggaagctagaggctgctataaaaAGGCATTGAAGTGCACAGCCAGTCCTCCaccatag